A window of Sedimentibacter sp. MB31-C6 genomic DNA:
TGGTTGGGATGATGGAGCTCCAATGTATGCAGCTGTATTTGGAATGATGCACGGAGCTTTGGGCCATACAATTGAAATACCCGAATTGAATCAAGTATCCAATGATGCATTTATGTATGCTGGCTTTGGTTCATTACATTATGCATTACAAAATAAAGAAAAATTATTCTTAAATCAATTAGAAATTTACAAAAGAGGTATTGAAGGTATTGATTCACATAATGTGGATGAGTGGTTAATTAATTCTAAACGTGAAGTAATCGGAAGACCTAGAGGAGATAACGAAAATTTCTTCCCTGAATATTTTGTAATACCTATAGATAATAATTTGCAGAAAAATTCATTAGCAGCATATGAAATGATTCAATATTTATTGAGAAATGGCATTAAAGTTGAAAAGGTTATCACTCCTTTAGAAATTGATGATGTAACATATCCATCAGGAACATTTGTAATACCAATGCGTCAAGCTAAGCGTGGTCTAGCAAATTCTGTATTATATGATGGTTCTGACTTTTCTGATTGGGATGCTATGTATGCGGAAGTTACAATGTCATTTCCTGATTTAAGAGGGTTTGATAAATATGAAGTTAGAGTTAAAGATGCTTTTAAGGGAAAAACTCAAAGTATAAATGAAGTAACTATACCAACTACTGATATTTCTTGTGAAGAAGAACAACTTGTAATTAGAAATACAAATAATGATGCAATTAGGGCAGTAAACGAACTCCTTGCCAATAATAGGCAAGTTCAATTAGTGTATTCGACAGGAGAAAATATCAAAAAAGGTGATTTTGTAGTAAATAAAGAAGATCTTCGAGAAATCAAAAATAAATACTACTTAGTATTATTACCTTACACTGAAGAATGTACCCTTAAACTATTAAAACAACCTAATATAGCAGCGATTGGAAATGAATTGATATATGTCTTAGAACAACAGTTAGGGTTTAAATTAATTGATTCAATTGATAATGCAGGTGTAATTGTGGATGCTTCAAGTAGTGCTTTAAGCAATGAATTGCATGAAGCTATACTAGAAGGTACATCTTATATAGGTGTTGGAGGCAACCCAATATATGCTATTGAGAGAGCTGAACTTCTTCCTGGACTTAAAAGAGGCAGAACTGGATATAGCCATGAAGGAGTTTTAAAAGCAGTTATAGACACTGACAGTGTTATAACTGGAAACTATAATGAAAATGATGTTTTATATAACAAGTCAGGTTCATGGATAGAAACTGTTCCAGAAACATCTACAATATTGGCTAGTTTAAGTGATTCAGATGATTTTTACAAAGCTGGATGGTGGCCAGGTCATGATGCTGCAAAAGGAAAACCATATATCATTCAGGACAAAGTTGGAGATGCAAAAATAACATTGTTTGCTAATCATATAGCAAATAGAGCTCATCCATCACATCAATACAGAATGCTTGCAAATGCAATTTATGATAGTGCAAGTGGTGGTAAGGAACATGGATTAGGGATAGAATTTATTGATACAAGTGATTCTTTCAAACTTGGTGGAGATGCAGATGTTACTGTCGAAATAACAAATAATGCTAATAATAATTTAGATTCAACATTGATCGTTGCTCTTTATAATAAAACAAATAATATGATGATTAATTATTCATATATTAACAAAAGTTTAAATCCTGGAGATGTTGAAAGAATTACTACTGGATTTAAAATTCCTACAACAGGTGAGTATAAAGTAAAGGCTTTTGTTTGGGATAACTGGGAAAATGCTATACCGCTATCTGACATATTGGAAATAGATGTTTTAAAGTAAAATATAAATAATTATATCCCATTGAAAGGAGGAATATAATGAAAGAGTATAAAATACTATTTTGTATTATGTTAGTATTATTACTTGTTTTTACACCTGTTAATCATGTGGTAGTACAGGGTTTAACTAATTTAACTGAAATTAAAAATATAGAAGTAGAGATAAAGAAAAAGAATGTAAACATAATGGGAAAATTAGACGAAAAAAATGAAGATATAACAATAATTGTATATAGAAATAGTGATAATGCTAGATCATATATAGACCAAAGTAAGACGAACAGTGAAGGAGAATTCAATTTTGAATTTGCATTGCAAAATGGAAAATATTCAGCAAAAATTAGCACAAATAATAGGCAGTATACTTTGGAAGATATAAATGTGTCTTCAAGTGGTGGAGGCAGTAGCGGAGGAAGTAATGAAGACAATGATGTTGAGAATGATGTGCCTGATGATGACGAAATTGAAATTAAATACCCTACTGATATAGAAGGACATTGGGCAGAGGAAAACATCAAAGGTCTAATTAAACTAAATGCTATTGTTGGATATCCTAACAATACGTTTAAGCCAAATAATAATATTACAAGAGCTGAATTTGCAACTATTTTAGTAAAGGCTTTTGACTTAGAATCTAAAAGTACAACTATATTTAATGATACTATAGATCATTGGGCAAAGGAATATATATCTGTTGCTGCTGGTAATGGAATTATTCTAGGCTATGGTGAAAACTTATTTGGTCCAGATGATTTAATAACTAGAGAACAAATGGCAGTAATGATTGTTAAGTCAATGAAGATAGATTTATCTTCAAATGATACTTTATTTGTAGATAGTACTAAAGTATCTGAATGGGCTCAGGAGTATGTGTCAACTGCAGTGAATTCAGAAGTAATTGTAGGCTATCCTGATAAAACTTTTAAGCCACAGGCAAATGCTACTAGAGCAGAAGCTGTAACAGTTATAATGAACGGACTTAGGATTATATCAAATTAACATCAAAGATAAACCGTTGAAAATTAACGGTTTATCTTATATTTTCTAAACTTACAATATCTGTAACTGTAATATTTCTCTGTCCTTTAAGTTTAATCCAGCCATTATCTTGAAAAAATGATAATTTTCGGCTTAAAGTTTCTTGTGATGTTCCAATTAGTGAGGCTAAATCTCCTTTGCTGACAGGTAATGTGATTTCATATTCGTTATTTTTGTTTTCAATTTCATTTTTTTCGATTTCTAGCAATAAATAATTAGCTATTCGCTGTTCTACATCTCGAAGTCCTATTTGCTCTATGAGTTCTTCTGATTCTTCAATTCTCTCGGTGTACCTTTGGAGAAATTTTAGTGATATTTCAGGCTTTTGTAATAGTAATTCTTTAATCCTTGTTCCGCGTATAATACAAATTTCTGTTGGTTGTAAAGCTTCAGCAGTATTATTTAATATAGTTTTGCTAAATAAGGAAAGTTCACCCATAAAGTCTCCTGGTTCAAGTATACGTAATATCTGTTCTTTACCTAGTATAGATATTTTAGATATTTTCACCATACCACTGTTTACTACAAATAAGTTGTCAAAAGAATCTCCAGGCGTAAAAATGATATCACCCTTTCTATATTTCTTATGTGAAGATGAATCCATTATATCTTTTTTTTCTTCAGGCGTTAGTTCGTGAAATATAGGTATATTATCTATGCAATAATGTCCATGATTATTGCAGCTATTACAAGTTTTCATATATCCTCCTTTAACAATCTAAGAACTTTTCACCTTATCATATCAAGTAATTCATTATTTTTCAATTTTTTTATGATTTCAATGATTGTTAAAATTTTTATTAAGTTGATATACACAATTGTTTAAGTTATAATGTTTATTAAAATAAAAAATATGTAATAGGAGAAATATAATGGAAATTAAAAATGTTGCTTTAATAGGTATGGGTGCTATTGGTACTGTTTATGGAAACTTACTATATAAAAGTTATGGATCCAATTTTGCTGTAATATCTGGCCAGACACGTAAGGAAAAATTAAAGAAAAATGGTTTCACAATAAATGGAAACACTTTTTATCCACATATAATTTCTAGTGGTGATGAAAATACTAAATTTGATTTAATAATATTTTGTGTTAAAAATTATCAACTTGAAGAAGCTATTGAAGATGTAAGAAGTTATGTAGGGAAAAACACTATTATGATTACATTTTTAAATGGTGTAACTGCTAGAGATAGAATATTATCGGCTTATCCAGAAAACAAGGTTCTATATGGATTGTCAATGAGGATAGATGCTGAGAGGACAAGTGAAGGTGTTGTCAATACTGAAGATGGTGAGATACAGTTTGGAAATGCTGATAATACAATTATTGCTTCAGAAGTTCAGGCGGTTCAAGATTGTTTAAATAAGGCGAACATAAAAAATAAAATTTTCCCAGACATGATTCGAACAATATGGAAAAAATTCATGTTAAATGTAGGAGTAAATCAAGTAACAGCAGTTACTAGAGCGCAATATGGAAAAGTAACCAGTGTTGAAACAAATCTTATTATATTTAAGGAAGCAATGCTTGAAGTATTAGATATAGCTAAAGCATCTAAAATTGATTTAAGAAATGAAGATGTGGAAAATTTTATAACATTAATGAATAGTTTTTCTCCTAATGGAAAAACATCTATGCTTCAGGATATAGAAGGCAAGAGACGTACAGAAGTTGATTATTTCGCTGGCACGGTTATTAATATGGGAAAAGAGCTTAACATACCTACACCCATAAATCATGTACTTTATTGCATTATTAAATCTTTAGAAGAATTATATTAAATTTCTATTACTTAAATATGGACTGCATTAGAGAGCTTTTCGTTCAGCAAGATTGACAAAATTATTATGAAATTGTATAATAAATCAATATTAAGAAATAATTAAAACAGGACAGTGATGTCCTGTTTTTTAGAATAGGAGATTATATGAAGAAAAAAGTTATGGTTGCTATGAGTGGCGGTGTTGATAGTTCCGTTGCTGCAGTTTTGCTTAGAGACCAGGGCTATGATATTTGTGGAGCTACGTTAAAGTTATTTAGCAATGATGATATTGATGTATGTGACAGAAAAAGAACGTGTTGTTCTCTTGAAGATGTTGAGGATGCTAGACGTGTATGTTATAAATTAGGTATAGAGCATTTTGTTTTTAACTTTAAAGATACTTTTAAGGAAGAAGTTATTAATAAATTTGCTAACAACTATGAAATGGGAAATACACCAAACCCATGTATTGATTGTAATAGATATATTAAATTTAGTAAACTTATTCAAAGAGCAGTATTAATGGAAAAAGATTACATTGCTACAGGTCACTATGCACAAATTGAATTTGATAAAGCTAGTGGTAGATATTTATTAAAAAAAGCTGTAGATTTATCAAAAGATCAAAGTTATGTGTTGTATGTATTGACTCAGGATGATCTTTCAAGAACTCTTTTACCTTTAGGAGGTATGTTAAAAACAGAAGTTCGTAAAATTGCAGAAGAAAGAAATTTAATAAATGCTAGAAAGCCTGACAGTCAAGATATTTGTTTTGTTAAGGATGGTGATTATGGTAACTTTTTAGAGAATGTGATGGAAGTTAATTCTCCTAAAGGAAAATTTATTGACACTAAAGGTAATGTATTAGGCGAACATAAAGGCATAATTCATTATACGATTGGTCAAAGGAAAGGTTTAGGGTTAAGTCTTGGAAAACCTGCTTTTGTTATTAGCAAAAATAAAGACAAAAATACGGTTACCATAGGAAACGAAGAAGAGCTTTACACTAATAGATTAATTGCACATGATGTAAATTTAATTGCAGTTGATAGAATTCAATCTTCTATGAAAGCAACAGTTAAAACGCGATATTCACAAAAAGAAACACCAGCAACATTACATCAAATAGAGGATGGAAAAATTTTAGTGGAATTTAAAGAAAAACAACGAGCTGTTACGCCAGGTCAGGCAACTGTCTTTTATGATGGCGATATAGTTATTGGTGGTGGCACAATAATTTAATATTTAAAATAAAAAGATGGACGCTTTTATAGTTTCCATCTTTTGATTTCTTGTTATTATTTATTCTTCAGGTGAAAACATATCTTTTCCTACACCACATAATGGGCAAACCCAATCTTCTGGTAGTGCATCAAAAGATGTGCCAGGATCGATGCCGTTATCCGGATCTCCTTCTGCAGGGTCATAAACATACCCACATGCGTCACAAACATATTTTTGCATAATTTATCCTCCTTAGATAAAATTTTAAAGCTTATTACTATTGTAATATATTACTGATAATTGTCAATATTAATTTATATTTAAGTTTCCCCATTTTCAATTTTTAAAAACTTATGAAGCCACTAATTTAAAGTAGTTGAAGATATCAAATTGTTGTGATTTAATGTTTTTAGGTATAAAGCTTTGAATTCCAACTTTAGTTTTAACTAAAATGCTTTCTATAGCATAGCCAATGGCATAGTAAATAAACTTAGGAATGTCATAAATTCTCTTTGAACATTCCTTAAGTTCTTTAAAAAATATACTATCAGCTTTTTCAGATGTCATTATACCAATGTACCCAACAGTAATAGTTGCAAATAGATTAAAATTACGTATAGATTTTAAAGACCAAACTCTAATATCTTCAAAATCAAACTGCTGTTTTTTGAACTTAAAATATTCTTCAATACGCCATCTCGTTAAATACACTTTAGTTACTATAAGCGATATCTTTTTCTTTTCAGATGATTTTAAATTTGTAAGTAACATCATAGGAATCTGTCCAAAACCGTAAACTACTATTAAGGTTAATTCTTGTTTTGGAAATTCGCATAAACTAACAGGGATATAACTAATTTTACAGTCAATATTTTTTTTATTTTTCCCCTTGAATTTTAAACAATAATTACCTTTATACTTACTAACTACATCAAGAACATTTTGAGTTTTATCATTATAGATAACATTACGATTCATTTTTATACGTATTACAAAACGTTCTTTATTCTTAATAAAATATCTAAAATATTCATTTGCATCAAAGCCTCTATCTAATGTCCTTATGCATTTGTTTCCAAAATTTTCGCTAAGTGACTTTAAACATTTAATATTTTCATGAGTTTCACTGATAAATCCCTTTTCTTCTGCTGAAAATACTTTTTCATAAACGGGAAGAGGCATTTTTCTATTAGAAGTTAATACAGCAGCTTCGATTGTTTGGTACCCCTTTACTATTTTACCGGTACTACCGTCACGTACGTCAGCTAAAGCTTCTAACTTTTTACTGCATGGTTTTGCTATGTCTGAATTATCAACGACAATTACAGAATAATCATCTTTAATATTTTGTTTAACTATATCAACATAATTTTCCATAACCTGATCACCATCATCAAAATCATGAAGATTTCTTGACAAACGTTCAATAGTTTTTTTAAGAGTTATAGATTCTTTTAAAGAACGTGCAATTTCACTTAAATGAGTTTTATTTCCTTCGAGTAAACCGTAAATCATCTGTGTTAAGAACTTTATTTTAGGACGTTTTAAACCAGTAGAAATTTTATTTGAAAAATTTGAAATATCCCGTTTTAATTCATAAGCTAATCTGTTATAATTAATCATGCAAGAATGCTCCTTTGTTTAGTTTTTGGTTGCACATTAATTATAACATATAGGTGAGCATTTTTGCATTTTTTATTGTAAAATCAACAAATCTGTGTTTAACATTTTATTTTTTTTCTTAAATTGTGGATAACTAATATTATTTTCATTCTTTTATTTTAATCATGGTCTTGAAAAAATGGGGAAACTTAAATAATTTATAACGATGTAAAAATAAACAAAGTTAAATTATCGCTTTGTTGGAACGGTGTTATGAATTTATATAGTTAACAGTGAAAAGAATTATAGACACTTACAGTATTTATATATATAATACATTTATAAATAACAAATGCTGGAGAATAATATGGCAATAAATAAGGTTGTTATGGCTGCTTTGAAAGCAATATCTTATAGAGATATTGATGTTAAGGAAAATTATAAAATGCATAGAAATTTTGTTAATATAACTCGTAAACATTACCTGAAACCATTTTATAAAACAAGAGATGATGAAGTATATACTGATAACTATAAAATTCCTGTTAGAATATTTTCTCCTGAAGAAGAAGGAAATTATCCATGTTTACTCTTTTTTCATGGTGGAGGATGGGTAACTGGTAATATTGATAGTTATAACAAAGTTTGTACAAATATGTCAAAACTAACATGCCATAATGTTATTTCTGTGGATTATAGATTGGCACCGGAATATCCTTTTCCTGCAGCACTAGAAGATTGCTATGAAGTAGCTAAAAATTTGTTAAAAAATAAGGGGTCAAAATATAAAGATATTACTATTATTGGGGACAGTGCAGGTGGAAATTTGGCGGCAGCATTGTCATTATTAGCTAGGGATAAAAAGGAATTCAAAATTAGTAGACAAATATTAATTTACCCATCTACATATAATGACCACAGTGGAACATCACCATTTCCATCAATACATGAAAATGGTACTGATTATTTATTAACATCAAAGAGGATATCTGATTATACTCAACTTTATATTTCTAACAAAAATGATTTGCGAAATCCGTACTTTGCTCCGCTTTTAGCAGAAGATTTAACTAATCAACCAAAAACATTAATAATTACTGCTGAATACTGTCCTTTAAGGGATGAAGGCGAAGCATATGGAAAAAGGTTACGAGAAGCTGGGAATTATACTGAAATATATCGTATTAAAGATGGATTACATGGGTTTTTCGCACTTCCGCCTAGATTTCCACAAGTAAAATTATGCTATGATATTATAAATCGCTTTTTATGTGAGGTGAAATAATTGAAGAAAAGAAGGACTTATGAGTGGAGCAAATTAGATAATGCAGCAAAAATATTTCCTCCAAATAGCAAAAAAAGCGATACTAAAGTTTTTAGATTTGCTTGTGAATTGAAGGAGTCTATTCATAAGAAAGTTTTGCAAGATGCATTAGATGTAACATTAGAAGCTTTTCCATTATATAAATCTATAATTAAGAGTGGGTTGTTTTGGTTTTATTTCGAAGAAAGTCATTTTAGACCTATTGTAACAGAGGAAAATATTCCTCCTTGCACAACACTTTACGATAAGAATGATAAGAAACTATTGTTTAGAGTTATGTACTATAATAAACGTATTAGTTTTGAAGTTTATCATGCATTATCTGATGGTGCTGGAGCTTTGCAATTTTTCCGTACACTAATATATAATTATGTTTTATTAAAATATAGAAATGAATTTAAAGATGAAGTACCAATATTAGATTACGATGCATCGAGAATACAAAAGATGGATGATAGTTTTCAAAAATATTTTACAGAAAGTAAGTTAAAGAGGAAAGGCAAAAAAGTAAAGGCATACAGAATAAGAGGTCAGAAAATTCCTGAATATAGAATTAGGGTTACAGAAGGTGTTATGCCTGTAGACAGTATAATTGCTATAGTAAAAGAATATAAAACATCTCTTACTATTTTTCTTGCTGCTGTTTTAATGTGTTCCATAAATGAAGATATACCAGTTAGACTTAAAAAGAAACCTGTTATTTTAAGTATACCTGTTAATTTGCGGAATTTTTATTATTCCCAGACTGCTCGTAATTTTTTTGGAGTAATAAATGTAGATTATAATTTTGAAAAAGGAAGCAATGAACTAAGGGATGTAATTAGTCATTTAAATAATAGCTTTAAAAAGAATTTAACACCCGAACATTTAGGTCAACGTATTAATATGTTAGCATCTTTAGAGCATAATTATTTTTTAAGAGCTATACCACTTGTAATTAAAAATATAATATTACGAGTAGCAAATAATATTGCAGATAAAGGATATACTTCAACTTTATCCAACATTGGAATAATAAATATGCCCGAAGAAATAAAGCCATTCATTTCTTCATTTGATATATTTGTGAGTACTAACAAACTTCAGGCTTGTGTATGTTCCTTTGAGAACAATCTAAGGATAAGTTTTACATCAGCCTTTATTAATACAGAAATTCAAAGACATTTTTTTAGAACATTGACGGATATGGGAATTCCTGTTGAAATAGTATCAAATAAAATTGACGAAGAATAGGAAGTATAGTTATGAAATATTGTGATAATTGCAAGGTGAGCATTGAGGGTAAGTGGGAAAATTGTCCGTTATGCCAAGCAAAATTATCAGGAGATGATAAAGAACAAGAAGATACCTTTCCTGTAATTACCTTTGTGTATAAAGAACATACTAAGTTTTTTAAGGTTATGCTTTTAATTTCAATAATCATAGCATCTATATCAGTTTCTTTAAATATATTGGTTCCTCAAAGAGCGTGGTCACTGTTTATATTAGGAGGACTTGGTTCAGTTTGGGCAAGTCTTATTACTGCAATAAATAAAAGAAACAATATACCTAAAAATATAGTATATCAGGTAATGATTATTTCAGTTGTAGTTATTGTTTGGGACTTATTAACTGGATGGAAAGGATGGTCATTAGATTATGTGATACCATTTATTTGTGTGTTTGCTATGATTTCAATGGCCGTTATTTCCAAGGTTTTAAGACTTCATATAGAAGACTATTTGTTATACGTTATTATTGATGGAATGTTTGGAATCATCCCTATTATATTTCTTTTAATAGGATTTTTAAATGTTCTTTATCCTACTTTAATATGTATTGTAGGAAGTATAATATCCTTGTCAACTATTTTAATATTTGAAGGAGAAAGCTTAAAAGTAGAATTAAAGAAAAGATTTCATATGTAACAACGACTGTAGGGTATGCATTGTATGCATACCGCGGGGCGCATAAAATGCGCCCCCTACGTTGCTATCGTATCATACATACCGTGGATGTTGCGCCACTACGGCCTATAATAAATGGATTTCGTTTTTACGGCATAAATTTATCATTTCTTGAGACCATACTGCAGATTGAACTTCACCAATATGAGCTTTTTGTAAAAAGTACATGCAAATTCTAGATTGACCAATTCCACCACCTATAGTAAAGGGAATTTGCTCATTAATTACATCCTTGTGGAAAGGATAATCAGCCTTATGCATTTGGTTTCTTTCACTTAATTGACGTAACAAGGCATCTTTATCTACTCTAATTCCCATTGAAGAAAGCTCTAAGGCTATATCTAATGTTGAGAAATAGAAAAGTATATCCCCGTTTAATGTCCAATCGTCATAATCAGCTGCACGGCCATCATGAATTGTTCCATCTGACAATTTTCCACCGACTTCCATAAGAAATACTGCCTTTTTTTCTTTTGTAATTAAGTACTCTCTTTCCTTTGGAGTGCTGTTCGGGTATTTTTGAAGAAGTTCTTCTGTAGTAATAAAATTGATTTCTTCAGGTAATTCATTTTTAAGGAATGGATATAAGCTTTCCAAATATAGTTCTGTTGCTTTAAAAGCATTATATATTTTATTTACAACTTCCTTAAGTGTTACTTTGTTTCTGTCTTCTTTTTTTATGATTTTTTCCCAATCCCATTGATCTACATAAATAGAATGTATGTTATCTAAATCCTCATCTCTTCTAATTGCGTTCATATCTGTATAAAGACCTGTATATGTATCGAATCGATATTTTCCTAAGGCCATTCTTTTCCATTTCGCTAGAGATTGAACTATTTCTACATCATATTTTGTTTCTAACATATCAAAACGAACTGCTCTTTCAACTCCATTTAAATCATCATTAAGTCCTGATTCAGGTCTTACCATCAATGGAGCAGAAACTCTGATTAGAGATAAATTTTTCGATAATTCATTTTCAAAAAAATCCTTTATTTTTTTAATTGCTATTTGAGTTTCAAGTAAAGATAATTTGCTTGTGTAATCTTCTGGAATTATTAAATTTTCTAATGACATTGTGCCCTCCTGTAAATTAGTTTTGAATTGTTTTCTAACTAAATAAAAATTTAATTAGGAAATTTTTATTTAAACATTACCCATTAATATGTACGTATACAACTCATTAAGTTGAAACAGGTAATGCATTGAACTTAATTATTAATATATTATAAACATTTTTTTGTATTTTTCTTAGAGATTATTGTAATTATGATTACACTTCCAATCATAGAAATAGGTGCAACAAAAAATGCAATATATGATCCAAAAATATCGTTTAACAACCCTGTTATGTTAAAAATTATTACAAATAAAATATTACTTATAGTTGTAATCAAACCTATAGCGAAGGAAGCATTTTTATTGAAAGTTTGACTGACTAATACCATTAAGGTAGGGAAACCAATTGAAATAAAAAAGCCTGATATTGATATTAATATTAAACCATTTTCTTTAAGCATAAGACCTAATAAAACACATAAAGAAAATAAAATCATGAATACTTTAATGCCCCTTACAGTTCCTACTTTATTAATTATAAAACCTCCAAAAAGTCTTCCCAAGGCAAATAATAAGAAAAACATTGATGCATAAAATGATGCATCAGATGGATTATACTCATAATTACTTCTTATATAGCTAATAAACCAAGTGTTTATAATTTGTTCACTAATGAGTTGAAACGTGACAGCTGCTACAAATAAATAAATTAAATAATTTTTATACAAACTCTTTCTGATAACAATGTTGTTACTTTGTATAACATTCATATTAGGTGTTTTAATGATTAAAGTAAAAACAACAGAAACTATATAGAAACCAGCTAAATACAAATAGATACTTCTCCAAGATATATCATTAGAAAGCAACATTCCATATATGCTTTGTCCTGCAAAGCTTCCTACTCCATACATAAAATGTGTAATATTCATTAGAATAACTTCAAATCCAAATGACAATACAGGAATTAATGAATCTATTGCAACACATAATAATGAACGTCCAAATCCGAATAATAAATTAAATAATATTAAAACATATATATTTGGTGTAAAAGGAGCTATTAGAACTGCTATAGCAGATACAACAGAACCCAAAATATATACAAACTTATGACTGTACCTTTCACATAACCTTCCTGCGGAGAAGCTTCCTAGTATCATTCCTAAGGTGTTAAAAGAT
This region includes:
- a CDS encoding S-layer homology domain-containing protein, producing MKEYKILFCIMLVLLLVFTPVNHVVVQGLTNLTEIKNIEVEIKKKNVNIMGKLDEKNEDITIIVYRNSDNARSYIDQSKTNSEGEFNFEFALQNGKYSAKISTNNRQYTLEDINVSSSGGGSSGGSNEDNDVENDVPDDDEIEIKYPTDIEGHWAEENIKGLIKLNAIVGYPNNTFKPNNNITRAEFATILVKAFDLESKSTTIFNDTIDHWAKEYISVAAGNGIILGYGENLFGPDDLITREQMAVMIVKSMKIDLSSNDTLFVDSTKVSEWAQEYVSTAVNSEVIVGYPDKTFKPQANATRAEAVTVIMNGLRIISN
- a CDS encoding Crp/Fnr family transcriptional regulator, whose translation is MKTCNSCNNHGHYCIDNIPIFHELTPEEKKDIMDSSSHKKYRKGDIIFTPGDSFDNLFVVNSGMVKISKISILGKEQILRILEPGDFMGELSLFSKTILNNTAEALQPTEICIIRGTRIKELLLQKPEISLKFLQRYTERIEESEELIEQIGLRDVEQRIANYLLLEIEKNEIENKNNEYEITLPVSKGDLASLIGTSQETLSRKLSFFQDNGWIKLKGQRNITVTDIVSLENIR
- a CDS encoding ketopantoate reductase family protein; this translates as MEIKNVALIGMGAIGTVYGNLLYKSYGSNFAVISGQTRKEKLKKNGFTINGNTFYPHIISSGDENTKFDLIIFCVKNYQLEEAIEDVRSYVGKNTIMITFLNGVTARDRILSAYPENKVLYGLSMRIDAERTSEGVVNTEDGEIQFGNADNTIIASEVQAVQDCLNKANIKNKIFPDMIRTIWKKFMLNVGVNQVTAVTRAQYGKVTSVETNLIIFKEAMLEVLDIAKASKIDLRNEDVENFITLMNSFSPNGKTSMLQDIEGKRRTEVDYFAGTVINMGKELNIPTPINHVLYCIIKSLEELY
- a CDS encoding transposase, translated to MINYNRLAYELKRDISNFSNKISTGLKRPKIKFLTQMIYGLLEGNKTHLSEIARSLKESITLKKTIERLSRNLHDFDDGDQVMENYVDIVKQNIKDDYSVIVVDNSDIAKPCSKKLEALADVRDGSTGKIVKGYQTIEAAVLTSNRKMPLPVYEKVFSAEEKGFISETHENIKCLKSLSENFGNKCIRTLDRGFDANEYFRYFIKNKERFVIRIKMNRNVIYNDKTQNVLDVVSKYKGNYCLKFKGKNKKNIDCKISYIPVSLCEFPKQELTLIVVYGFGQIPMMLLTNLKSSEKKKISLIVTKVYLTRWRIEEYFKFKKQQFDFEDIRVWSLKSIRNFNLFATITVGYIGIMTSEKADSIFFKELKECSKRIYDIPKFIYYAIGYAIESILVKTKVGIQSFIPKNIKSQQFDIFNYFKLVAS
- a CDS encoding M14 family zinc carboxypeptidase, with the translated sequence MLKKGLTLFISIAMVLSMLVPSVYAVEPTTVYLDSDRTYSEQDITFDPIEYKNPFGAVQVQEEAEEKNYGIQSISTSLVESEIVTGSAVTGTAILGITTSTNLLSMSEARKVEVVVTVGYAPDLENLEWTFGGLLFEEWKTFESSTGEYTGNPFIYFEVEPYIQDNTIRAIIQCDLPYKTTNLQGRPYPRRVFPELLGEYNLAVTDKFTNTTVKTALKLNAYDSYHTYDEILSDIDRIIEIAKEDRYLEYDPIGKSFEGRDIPFVILAREKDDLNTYLNDTLPKMLEDPVSFINSINDGMAGEYKPVIWFNNIHSDEANGVDAQIDMLEQLATQETISFDTFEDLDDVEGKDKLRNENEAEIRTATLDVQNLLDNYIVLFSLNNNPDGRYYNSRETVHGFDPNRDPGYQTQVEMAQVTERIAKWSPMIINDFHGFVSQFLIEPCTPPHDPNFEYDLLMEGMIDHAYAMGRAGISNTKYNSFIIPMYDYGSGWDDGAPMYAAVFGMMHGALGHTIEIPELNQVSNDAFMYAGFGSLHYALQNKEKLFLNQLEIYKRGIEGIDSHNVDEWLINSKREVIGRPRGDNENFFPEYFVIPIDNNLQKNSLAAYEMIQYLLRNGIKVEKVITPLEIDDVTYPSGTFVIPMRQAKRGLANSVLYDGSDFSDWDAMYAEVTMSFPDLRGFDKYEVRVKDAFKGKTQSINEVTIPTTDISCEEEQLVIRNTNNDAIRAVNELLANNRQVQLVYSTGENIKKGDFVVNKEDLREIKNKYYLVLLPYTEECTLKLLKQPNIAAIGNELIYVLEQQLGFKLIDSIDNAGVIVDASSSALSNELHEAILEGTSYIGVGGNPIYAIERAELLPGLKRGRTGYSHEGVLKAVIDTDSVITGNYNENDVLYNKSGSWIETVPETSTILASLSDSDDFYKAGWWPGHDAAKGKPYIIQDKVGDAKITLFANHIANRAHPSHQYRMLANAIYDSASGGKEHGLGIEFIDTSDSFKLGGDADVTVEITNNANNNLDSTLIVALYNKTNNMMINYSYINKSLNPGDVERITTGFKIPTTGEYKVKAFVWDNWENAIPLSDILEIDVLK
- the rd gene encoding rubredoxin, which produces MQKYVCDACGYVYDPAEGDPDNGIDPGTSFDALPEDWVCPLCGVGKDMFSPEE
- the mnmA gene encoding tRNA 2-thiouridine(34) synthase MnmA — translated: MKKKVMVAMSGGVDSSVAAVLLRDQGYDICGATLKLFSNDDIDVCDRKRTCCSLEDVEDARRVCYKLGIEHFVFNFKDTFKEEVINKFANNYEMGNTPNPCIDCNRYIKFSKLIQRAVLMEKDYIATGHYAQIEFDKASGRYLLKKAVDLSKDQSYVLYVLTQDDLSRTLLPLGGMLKTEVRKIAEERNLINARKPDSQDICFVKDGDYGNFLENVMEVNSPKGKFIDTKGNVLGEHKGIIHYTIGQRKGLGLSLGKPAFVISKNKDKNTVTIGNEEELYTNRLIAHDVNLIAVDRIQSSMKATVKTRYSQKETPATLHQIEDGKILVEFKEKQRAVTPGQATVFYDGDIVIGGGTII